In one Mucilaginibacter sp. PAMB04168 genomic region, the following are encoded:
- a CDS encoding SDR family oxidoreductase, with the protein MAYNLLQGKKGIIFGALDEKSIAWKTAQRCRAEGAELVLTNAPIALRMGTINQLAEEVNAPVIPADVTVTADIENLFTKAQEHFGGKIDFVLHSIGMSINVRKGIHYTENNYEFTHKGMDISALSLHRILQVAMKQDAISEWGSVVALSYIAAQRVFPDYNDMADNKAMLESIARNFGYQYGVKKNVRINTISQSPTRTTAGSGVKGFDGFVDFAEKMSPLGNATADQCADYCVTLFSDLTRMVTMQNLFHDGGFSFTGVTQAIIDQMNK; encoded by the coding sequence ATGGCTTATAATTTATTACAAGGTAAAAAGGGAATCATTTTTGGCGCCCTTGATGAAAAATCAATTGCCTGGAAAACAGCCCAGCGCTGCAGAGCCGAAGGCGCTGAACTGGTTTTAACAAACGCCCCTATTGCCTTGCGCATGGGTACCATTAACCAACTGGCCGAAGAGGTAAACGCCCCCGTTATTCCGGCTGATGTTACTGTTACTGCCGATATTGAAAACCTGTTTACGAAGGCGCAAGAGCACTTTGGCGGTAAAATTGACTTTGTATTGCACTCTATAGGCATGAGCATTAATGTTCGTAAAGGCATTCATTATACCGAAAACAATTATGAGTTTACTCACAAGGGCATGGATATTTCGGCTTTAAGCTTACACCGTATATTACAGGTAGCTATGAAACAGGATGCCATTAGCGAGTGGGGATCAGTTGTCGCTTTATCATACATTGCTGCTCAACGTGTTTTCCCTGATTATAACGACATGGCCGATAACAAAGCAATGCTGGAAAGTATTGCCCGCAACTTTGGTTACCAGTATGGTGTAAAGAAAAACGTCCGTATCAACACTATTTCACAATCACCTACCCGTACTACTGCAGGTTCGGGCGTTAAAGGTTTTGATGGCTTTGTTGATTTTGCCGAAAAGATGAGTCCGCTTGGTAATGCCACTGCCGACCAGTGCGCCGACTATTGCGTCACCCTGTTCTCTGACCTTACCCGCATGGTAACAATGCAAAACCTTTTCCATGATGGTGGTTTCTCCTTTACCGGTGTTACACAGGCCATCATCGATCAAATGAATAAATAG
- a CDS encoding carboxypeptidase-like regulatory domain-containing protein, whose product MRSILLIWLFILPALAHAQYTISGNIINLYDKKPVAKASVFLSNTTIGTASADDGSYLLRNVKPGQYDMVITAIGYETLYKTIKVEQTLNIPYIELTPKTVELNAVVVKPDPEWQNNYRIFKDELLGPSDYALQCKILNPEILDLNFDKAKRTLTASTNDYLEVENKALGYKLKYLLTNFIKDYYTGSLYYQGNVLFIPMQGKPSQVRKWYKNRLVAYMGSSQHYLRSILGNQLIEQGFRSMRLIRKPNLQRPPDSLIQAKIAKYRSAAVSIHGNNIIMQKKDSLEYWLERKRMPKIVETLVTAQLNVDSLIKKTDQKGIFAIGFQDVLYIVYNKKKGHSNYDKRPLNAPDFPTSLMNFSEPYAFFDTNGIIVNPTSVVFEGDWGSDRLAKLLPYDYDPKEKENGKP is encoded by the coding sequence ATGCGAAGCATTTTACTCATATGGTTATTTATCTTGCCTGCATTAGCTCATGCCCAGTATACCATATCGGGAAACATCATTAACCTGTATGATAAAAAGCCTGTTGCAAAGGCAAGTGTTTTTTTGAGCAACACAACTATTGGCACTGCCTCAGCAGACGATGGTAGTTATCTGTTACGTAATGTGAAGCCTGGTCAGTATGACATGGTAATTACTGCCATTGGTTATGAAACCCTATACAAAACCATAAAAGTAGAGCAAACCCTTAACATACCTTATATTGAACTTACACCTAAGACGGTTGAACTAAACGCAGTTGTAGTTAAGCCAGATCCCGAATGGCAGAACAACTACCGGATTTTTAAAGACGAATTGCTGGGTCCAAGCGATTATGCGTTGCAGTGTAAGATATTGAACCCGGAGATACTTGACTTAAATTTTGATAAGGCTAAACGTACATTAACTGCTTCCACCAACGATTATCTTGAAGTTGAGAATAAAGCGCTTGGTTATAAGCTTAAATATTTACTTACCAACTTTATTAAAGATTATTATACCGGTTCCCTTTATTACCAGGGCAACGTATTGTTTATTCCTATGCAAGGGAAGCCTTCCCAAGTGCGCAAATGGTACAAGAACCGGCTCGTAGCTTATATGGGTTCTTCACAACATTATTTACGCTCAATATTGGGTAATCAACTAATTGAACAAGGGTTTCGAAGCATGCGATTAATTCGTAAGCCAAATCTGCAACGTCCACCTGATAGCTTAATACAAGCTAAGATTGCAAAATACAGGAGTGCCGCCGTAAGCATTCATGGCAATAATATCATTATGCAAAAAAAAGATTCTCTGGAATATTGGCTGGAAAGGAAGCGAATGCCTAAAATAGTTGAAACCCTGGTTACTGCCCAGTTGAATGTAGACAGTTTAATAAAAAAAACTGACCAAAAAGGAATATTTGCTATAGGCTTTCAGGACGTTCTGTATATTGTATACAATAAAAAGAAGGGGCATAGTAATTATGACAAGCGGCCGCTCAATGCACCCGATTTTCCAACTAGCTTAATGAATTTCTCTGAGCCGTATGCCTTTTTTGATACAAACGGCATTATAGTCAATCCTACATCAGTTGTTTTTGAAGGCGATTGGGGAAGCGACCGACTAGCTAAACTCCTGCCCTATGATTATGACCCGAAGGAAAAAGAAAATGGAAAGCCTTAG
- a CDS encoding ATP-dependent Clp protease ATP-binding subunit → MEAKFSPRVKDVISYSREEALRLGHDYIGTEHLLLGLIRDGDGIAIKLLKGLNVDTAKLRRAVEDAVKGTTGTNVHIGSIPLTKQAEKVLKITYLEAKIFKSDIIGTEHLLLSILRDEDNIASQLLMQFNVNYEIFKGEVESHKNVTDEMPGSSTGGDDDFKEEESFSQPKKVSDIKSKTPVLDNFGRDLTKAAEEGKLDPIVGREKEIERVSQILSRRKKNNPILIGEPGVGKSAIAEGLALRIVQRKVSRVLFNKRVVTLDLASLVAGTKYRGQFEERMKAVMNELEKSPDVILFIDEIHTIVGAGGASGSLDASNMFKPALARGEIQCIGATTLDEYRQYIEKDGALDRRFQKVMVEPASPDETIEILTRIKDKYEEHHGVTYTPEAINACVSLTARYITDRFLPDKAIDALDESGSRVHLTNIHVPQNILDIEQKIEQIKVEKNRVVRSQKYEEAAKLRDTEKHLLEELEQAKSAWEAETKSKRYTVTEDNVAEVVAMMTGIPVQKVGQADSQKLLNMGTSIQGKIIGQDDAIKKLTRAIQRTRAGLKDPKKPIGSFIFLGPTGVGKTELAKELARFMFDTEDALIQIDMSEYMEKFAVSRLVGAPPGYVGYEEGGQLTEKVRRKPYAVVLLDEIEKAHPDVFNILLQVLDEGQLTDSLGRKVDFRNTIIIMTSNIGARQLKDFGQGVGFSTAAKVNQADAHSRGVIENALKRAFAPEFLNRIDDVIVFNSLTKENIYKIIDIELTALFGRINGLGYKIELTENAKEVIAERGYDENFGARPLKRAIQKYLEDPIAEEILKGELAEGDIMEVDFDKEANEIKVTAKNSGESKTPEAEQQG, encoded by the coding sequence ATGGAAGCTAAATTTTCGCCACGTGTTAAAGATGTGATTTCCTATAGCAGGGAAGAGGCACTTCGCCTTGGGCATGACTATATAGGAACGGAACATCTGTTACTCGGACTTATTCGCGACGGTGATGGAATAGCCATAAAATTGCTGAAAGGCTTAAATGTGGATACTGCCAAACTTCGCCGCGCTGTTGAAGATGCTGTAAAGGGTACAACCGGAACCAATGTTCACATTGGTAGCATTCCTTTAACTAAACAAGCAGAGAAAGTGTTAAAAATCACTTATCTGGAAGCAAAAATATTTAAGAGCGATATTATAGGCACTGAGCACTTGCTATTGTCTATTTTGCGCGATGAAGATAACATTGCCTCACAATTGCTTATGCAATTTAACGTGAACTACGAAATCTTTAAAGGTGAAGTAGAATCACATAAGAATGTAACCGATGAAATGCCGGGTTCATCAACCGGTGGCGATGATGATTTTAAAGAAGAAGAATCATTCAGCCAGCCTAAAAAGGTATCAGATATTAAATCTAAAACTCCGGTTTTAGACAATTTTGGCCGCGATTTAACCAAAGCTGCCGAAGAAGGTAAACTGGACCCTATTGTAGGCCGTGAAAAAGAAATTGAGCGGGTTTCACAAATCCTGTCTCGTCGTAAAAAGAACAACCCAATCCTTATTGGTGAACCAGGTGTAGGTAAATCGGCCATTGCCGAAGGTTTGGCCTTGCGCATTGTGCAACGCAAAGTATCACGCGTATTGTTTAACAAGCGGGTGGTTACTTTAGACCTGGCCTCATTGGTTGCCGGTACTAAATACCGCGGCCAGTTTGAGGAGCGTATGAAAGCGGTAATGAACGAGCTTGAAAAATCTCCGGATGTTATCCTTTTCATTGACGAGATCCATACTATTGTAGGTGCTGGTGGCGCATCAGGTTCTTTGGATGCATCGAACATGTTTAAACCGGCCTTGGCTCGCGGAGAGATCCAATGCATCGGCGCTACAACGTTGGATGAATACCGTCAGTACATTGAAAAAGATGGCGCTTTAGACCGTCGTTTCCAAAAGGTAATGGTAGAGCCGGCTTCGCCTGATGAAACCATTGAAATTTTAACACGCATTAAGGATAAGTATGAAGAGCACCACGGGGTGACTTATACACCTGAAGCAATTAATGCCTGTGTTAGCTTAACGGCTAGGTATATTACCGACCGCTTCTTGCCAGACAAAGCAATTGATGCTTTAGATGAATCGGGTTCACGTGTTCACTTAACCAATATTCATGTTCCACAGAACATTTTGGATATTGAACAAAAGATCGAACAAATCAAGGTTGAAAAGAACCGCGTAGTACGCAGCCAGAAGTATGAAGAAGCAGCTAAACTACGCGATACCGAGAAACATTTACTGGAAGAGCTAGAACAAGCAAAATCTGCTTGGGAAGCCGAAACCAAATCTAAGCGTTATACGGTAACCGAAGATAACGTGGCTGAAGTGGTTGCCATGATGACAGGGATACCAGTACAAAAGGTAGGCCAGGCCGACAGCCAAAAGCTGTTGAACATGGGTACCAGCATACAGGGCAAAATTATTGGCCAGGATGATGCTATCAAAAAACTGACCCGGGCTATACAACGTACCCGTGCCGGACTGAAAGATCCTAAAAAACCAATTGGTTCATTTATCTTCTTAGGCCCAACTGGTGTTGGTAAAACCGAGTTAGCCAAAGAACTTGCCCGCTTCATGTTTGATACAGAGGATGCTTTAATCCAGATTGACATGAGCGAGTACATGGAAAAATTTGCCGTGTCACGCTTAGTGGGTGCGCCTCCGGGCTACGTAGGTTACGAAGAAGGCGGACAGTTAACTGAAAAAGTACGTCGTAAACCATATGCAGTAGTGTTGCTGGATGAGATTGAGAAAGCTCACCCTGATGTATTCAACATCCTATTGCAGGTATTGGACGAAGGTCAATTAACTGATTCGTTAGGCCGTAAGGTGGATTTTAGAAATACCATCATCATTATGACCTCTAACATAGGTGCCCGTCAGTTAAAAGATTTTGGACAAGGTGTTGGTTTCAGCACTGCGGCTAAAGTGAACCAGGCTGATGCTCACTCAAGAGGTGTGATTGAGAACGCATTGAAACGTGCTTTCGCTCCTGAGTTCCTGAATCGTATTGATGATGTAATTGTGTTTAACTCTCTAACCAAAGAAAACATTTACAAGATCATTGATATCGAGTTAACTGCATTGTTTGGCCGTATTAACGGATTAGGCTACAAAATTGAGTTGACTGAGAATGCTAAAGAAGTAATAGCCGAGCGTGGTTACGACGAAAACTTTGGTGCCCGTCCGCTAAAACGAGCTATTCAAAAATATCTCGAAGACCCAATTGCAGAAGAAATTCTGAAAGGTGAACTGGCCGAAGGTGATATAATGGAAGTTGACTTCGACAAAGAAGCCAACGAAATTAAAGTAACCGCTAAAAACAGTGGTGAAAGCAAAACACCGGAAGCAGAACAGCAAGGTTAA
- the ettA gene encoding energy-dependent translational throttle protein EttA — translation MADEKIIFSMAGVSKIYPPQKQVLKNIYLSFFYGAKIGVIGLNGSGKSSLLKIIAGLDKSIQGEVVFSPGYSVGYLAQEPQLDPEKTVREVVEEGVAEITSILKEYEDINEKFGLPEYYEDADAMDKLMARQGELQDKIDAVNAWELDTKLERAMDALRCPDPETKIGVLSGGERRRVAMCRLLLQEPDVLLLDEPTNHLDAESIDWLEQHLKQYKGTVIAVTHDRYFLDNVAGWILELDRGEGIPWKGNYSSWLDQKAKRLAQEEKTESKRQKTLERELEWVRMAPKARHAKGKARIANYEKLASEETKEREDKLELFIPPGPRLGNVVIEVNNVTKAYGDRVLFENLSFSLPPAGIVGIIGPNGAGKTTLFRLITGQEQPDAGDFRVGETVKLGYVDQMHDDLKADKSVWENITDGQETILLGNKPINSRAYVSKFNFNGGDQQKKIEVLSGGERNRVHLAITLKKGSNVLLLDEPTNDIDVNTLRALEEALDNFGGCAVIISHDRWFLDRVCTHILAFEGDSQVYFFEGNYSEYEENRKKRLGDVAPKRIKYKKLVG, via the coding sequence ATGGCCGACGAAAAAATAATATTCTCAATGGCTGGTGTAAGCAAAATTTACCCGCCACAAAAACAAGTACTTAAAAATATATACCTGTCCTTCTTTTACGGCGCTAAGATTGGCGTTATCGGTTTGAACGGTTCGGGAAAATCATCCCTGCTTAAAATTATTGCCGGTCTCGACAAATCTATTCAGGGGGAAGTAGTTTTCTCACCCGGATACTCGGTGGGTTACCTGGCTCAGGAACCGCAGTTAGATCCTGAGAAAACCGTGCGCGAAGTTGTGGAGGAAGGTGTAGCCGAGATTACTTCCATCCTTAAGGAATACGAAGACATCAACGAGAAATTTGGCTTACCGGAATACTATGAAGATGCCGACGCCATGGATAAGCTGATGGCACGCCAAGGCGAACTGCAGGATAAAATTGATGCGGTGAACGCATGGGAGTTGGACACTAAGCTGGAACGTGCTATGGACGCTCTACGCTGCCCCGATCCTGAAACTAAGATTGGTGTATTATCGGGTGGTGAGCGCCGCCGGGTGGCTATGTGCCGCCTGCTGTTGCAGGAGCCGGATGTGCTTTTACTGGATGAGCCTACCAACCACCTGGATGCCGAGAGTATTGATTGGCTAGAGCAACACCTGAAACAATATAAAGGAACTGTTATAGCCGTAACGCACGACCGTTATTTCCTGGACAATGTTGCAGGATGGATTTTAGAACTGGATCGTGGCGAGGGCATCCCTTGGAAGGGTAACTACTCAAGCTGGTTAGATCAGAAAGCCAAGCGTTTGGCACAAGAGGAAAAAACTGAGAGCAAGCGCCAAAAAACGCTGGAGCGTGAGTTGGAATGGGTACGTATGGCACCCAAAGCCCGCCATGCCAAAGGTAAGGCCCGTATTGCCAATTATGAAAAACTGGCATCTGAGGAAACCAAGGAGCGCGAAGACAAACTAGAACTCTTTATTCCACCAGGCCCGCGGTTAGGCAATGTGGTAATTGAGGTAAATAACGTAACTAAAGCTTACGGCGACCGTGTACTGTTCGAAAACCTAAGCTTCTCGCTGCCACCGGCTGGCATTGTGGGTATTATTGGCCCTAACGGTGCCGGTAAAACTACGCTGTTTCGTTTAATAACCGGGCAGGAACAACCTGATGCAGGCGATTTCCGCGTAGGCGAAACGGTTAAACTGGGTTACGTTGACCAGATGCATGATGACTTAAAAGCCGATAAATCGGTTTGGGAAAACATTACCGATGGGCAGGAAACCATCCTGCTGGGTAATAAACCCATTAACTCCCGTGCTTATGTATCTAAGTTTAACTTTAATGGTGGCGACCAGCAGAAGAAGATCGAAGTGCTATCGGGCGGTGAGCGCAACCGGGTGCATTTGGCTATTACGCTGAAAAAAGGCTCAAACGTGCTATTGTTGGATGAGCCTACCAATGATATTGACGTTAACACACTCCGCGCACTGGAAGAAGCACTGGATAACTTTGGCGGCTGCGCAGTAATCATCAGTCACGACCGTTGGTTTCTGGATCGCGTTTGTACCCACATCCTGGCATTTGAAGGCGACTCGCAGGTATACTTCTTTGAAGGCAACTACAGTGAGTATGAAGAAAATCGCAAAAAGCGCCTGGGCGATGTAGCACCAAAACGCATTAAGTATAAAAAACTGGTAGGATAA
- a CDS encoding alpha/beta hydrolase, which produces MKEIVVLLLLVSKVALAEPVYITQKNIAYYADTTGDAYRASQCRLDLYYPKGVKNFATVLWFHGGGITGGSKEIPKALTEKGFAVIGVGYRLSPNVKAPAYIEDAAAAIAWAFQHIEQYGGSNRLMFVSGHSAGGYLGMMVTLDKKYLQKYNIDANRIAALIPFSGQAITHFTIRQERGIQDTQPVIDEYAPLYHVRLDAPPMLLITGDRELELLGRYEENAYLARMMKYVGHKQTHLFELQGFDHVGMAEPAFPLLVRLIQGRTKEITEKK; this is translated from the coding sequence ATGAAAGAGATAGTCGTTCTACTGTTGCTGGTGAGTAAAGTGGCGCTGGCGGAACCGGTATACATAACGCAGAAGAATATAGCTTACTATGCTGATACCACTGGTGACGCCTACCGGGCCTCACAATGCCGGTTGGACTTATATTACCCTAAAGGGGTGAAAAATTTTGCTACCGTACTATGGTTTCATGGCGGCGGTATTACTGGTGGCAGTAAAGAGATACCTAAGGCGCTGACGGAAAAAGGTTTTGCTGTAATTGGAGTGGGGTACCGCTTATCGCCCAACGTAAAAGCACCTGCTTATATTGAAGATGCTGCTGCTGCTATAGCTTGGGCGTTTCAGCACATCGAACAATATGGCGGCAGTAACCGGCTAATGTTTGTATCGGGCCATTCGGCGGGTGGTTACCTGGGTATGATGGTCACGTTAGATAAAAAATACTTACAAAAATATAACATTGATGCCAACCGCATTGCAGCGCTTATTCCCTTTAGTGGACAGGCCATTACGCATTTTACTATAAGGCAGGAGCGCGGCATACAAGATACCCAGCCCGTTATTGATGAGTATGCTCCGCTTTACCACGTACGCCTCGATGCCCCGCCCATGCTGCTCATTACCGGGGATCGCGAATTGGAGCTACTGGGCCGCTACGAAGAAAATGCCTATTTGGCACGTATGATGAAATATGTTGGTCATAAGCAAACCCATCTGTTCGAACTGCAGGGTTTCGATCATGTGGGCATGGCCGAACCGGCTTTCCCATTGCTGGTTAGACTAATACAGGGAAGAACTAAGGAAATTACGGAAAAGAAGTAA
- a CDS encoding GAF domain-containing sensor histidine kinase, which yields MNTRITNIEADIETLSRISAVPSILDVICRTTGMGFAAVARVTEDRWVACAVKDNISFGLQPGGELKVETTICHEIRQHQQPVIIDHVLTDTHYADHHTPAMYGFQSYISVPITLKDGSFFGTLCAIDPKPAKLNTPEMRKMFDLFAELIAFHLQSVEELASAQANLAEERETAELRDQFIAILGHDLRNPIGAISTVAQMLLRMPLEDRIMRLAKIVQDSSFRIKVLIDNILDFARGRLGEGISLNLLEYQNFTSLLNQVITELQLVWPDRIIETDFKMTEPVTCDGGRIAQLFSNLLANALTHGQPDAPVKVQAIQNGKDVILSVHNHGKPIPDAAMKRLFQPFERGEVKPGQQGLGLGLYIASEIAKAHNGTLTAKSSPDETCFTLRMPISNT from the coding sequence TTGAATACTCGCATTACTAATATCGAAGCTGATATCGAAACGTTAAGTCGTATATCGGCTGTGCCGTCTATTTTAGACGTAATCTGCCGTACCACGGGTATGGGCTTTGCCGCAGTGGCGCGCGTAACCGAAGATAGGTGGGTGGCTTGTGCCGTAAAAGACAATATATCGTTTGGGCTGCAGCCTGGCGGAGAATTAAAAGTAGAAACTACTATTTGCCATGAGATAAGGCAGCACCAGCAACCTGTTATTATTGATCATGTACTAACTGATACCCATTACGCCGACCACCATACGCCCGCCATGTATGGCTTTCAAAGCTACATTTCGGTACCTATTACGCTTAAAGACGGCAGCTTTTTTGGCACCCTGTGCGCTATTGACCCTAAGCCAGCCAAGTTGAACACGCCCGAAATGCGCAAGATGTTTGACCTTTTTGCCGAACTGATTGCCTTTCACTTGCAAAGTGTAGAGGAATTGGCAAGCGCCCAGGCTAACTTAGCCGAAGAGCGCGAAACAGCCGAGCTTCGGGATCAGTTTATTGCCATATTGGGTCATGATTTACGCAATCCTATTGGCGCCATAAGCACTGTTGCACAAATGCTGCTACGTATGCCCCTGGAGGATCGGATAATGCGCCTGGCCAAAATTGTGCAAGACTCCAGCTTCCGGATCAAAGTTTTAATTGATAATATTCTTGATTTTGCCCGTGGCAGGCTTGGCGAGGGTATCAGCTTAAATTTACTCGAGTACCAAAATTTTACAAGCCTGCTAAACCAGGTAATTACGGAGTTGCAATTGGTTTGGCCTGATCGTATTATTGAAACCGATTTTAAAATGACCGAACCGGTTACTTGTGATGGCGGCCGCATAGCGCAGTTATTTTCGAATCTTTTGGCAAATGCACTTACCCATGGGCAACCCGATGCGCCGGTTAAGGTGCAAGCCATACAAAATGGTAAAGATGTCATACTATCGGTGCATAACCATGGCAAACCCATACCCGATGCTGCCATGAAAAGACTATTTCAGCCGTTTGAAAGGGGTGAAGTTAAACCCGGGCAACAAGGACTGGGGCTGGGTTTATACATAGCCTCCGAAATTGCCAAAGCACATAACGGCACTTTAACAGCCAAATCATCGCCGGATGAAACCTGCTTTACCTTACGAATGCCTATAAGCAATACCTGA
- a CDS encoding DUF922 domain-containing protein, with product MQLLRYLLYSVTLLSPVLCRAQTPACDSIVWRADKKLTWDDFKAVPNANDLAAARTRSNFVREWRVSKNELKTKMICFFSPCLSWSKNKASERLLRHEQGHFDITELYKRLYYKRIVEATYTPATLQAVVTIIYRNITQECGNFQDAYDRETNHSLKEDKQSEWEQKIGALLKNLEAYDREEVSVSLVRR from the coding sequence ATGCAATTGCTAAGATACCTTTTATATAGTGTGACATTGTTAAGCCCCGTGCTGTGCCGGGCCCAAACCCCAGCCTGCGACAGTATTGTATGGCGAGCCGACAAAAAACTGACCTGGGACGATTTTAAGGCAGTACCCAATGCAAATGATCTGGCTGCTGCACGAACACGATCTAATTTTGTACGCGAGTGGCGGGTAAGCAAAAATGAGCTGAAAACTAAAATGATCTGCTTTTTTAGCCCGTGCCTCTCATGGAGTAAGAACAAAGCATCCGAAAGATTACTGCGTCATGAGCAAGGGCATTTTGATATTACTGAATTGTACAAGCGGCTTTATTATAAACGCATAGTCGAAGCTACATATACGCCTGCTACCCTGCAGGCTGTGGTAACTATTATTTACCGTAACATTACGCAGGAATGTGGTAACTTTCAGGATGCCTACGACCGGGAAACCAACCATAGCTTAAAAGAGGACAAACAAAGCGAATGGGAACAGAAAATTGGAGCACTGCTTAAAAATTTAGAAGCTTACGACCGGGAGGAAGTAAGTGTTTCGCTGGTTAGAAGGTAA
- a CDS encoding acyltransferase family protein, giving the protein MKFRYDINALRAIAVIGVILFHFKVPQFGGGFSGVDVFFVISGYLMSRIVITDLERGTFSFGEFYNKRLKRIVPALLSLILVLTLLCFFFYFPEDYQTFQKNAVSSILFLSNIWFWKHSGYFNPSSETNMLLHTWSLSVEWQFYLLYPIALFILYKVLKTKNRVFTVIGLATVAGFIGGEKYTQINNNASFYLLPSRAWEMLAGGLAFFIEPFVQRFKWKNIVAVICYTAILVCFNQLDTKLPWPGKMTALPVTLTFLVLICNYNDFFLIKSRVVQFLGTISYSLYLWHWPVYVIAAYWGIKHSAVTVAVSIAVAVALAYISNRYIEARKHDNSKPIWIVAGGALVITCCLAYLPVNKILFKPEALKVTELISSTGKARDKQFSDGCCFVNLGVKQPGDKKLNEDSCLAFSNTKKNILLIGDSHAAQYSQSLKEKLAPHNVNILQASATACLPLLQKNGAAKCFEIINYIYHDYLIKNKDKIDGVIISANWINTPDGNLAALEQNLENTLAYLKKYNIRVVILGQNETYTIPYPVVAARELQYNMVLWNNYNAEPAYNTNQFLKQHFGSNYVDLYNAKPLPLSKFGDPYMFDENHFTKYGADLMLGKILANPVMKRFLNL; this is encoded by the coding sequence ATGAAATTCAGATACGATATTAATGCCCTTAGGGCAATAGCTGTTATAGGTGTTATACTTTTTCATTTCAAGGTACCTCAGTTTGGAGGAGGTTTCTCCGGAGTAGATGTCTTCTTCGTTATTTCGGGTTATTTAATGAGCCGTATAGTTATTACCGATTTAGAAAGGGGAACATTCTCTTTTGGTGAGTTTTATAACAAAAGGCTGAAGCGAATTGTGCCTGCACTGCTCAGTTTAATTCTGGTACTAACGCTCTTGTGTTTCTTCTTCTACTTTCCTGAAGATTACCAGACGTTTCAAAAAAATGCTGTCTCCAGTATTCTGTTCCTTTCCAATATCTGGTTCTGGAAGCATTCTGGTTATTTCAATCCATCTTCTGAGACCAATATGTTGTTGCATACCTGGTCGTTATCGGTTGAGTGGCAATTTTACTTGTTGTACCCAATAGCTTTGTTTATCCTTTATAAAGTACTGAAGACTAAAAACAGGGTTTTTACAGTTATTGGGCTTGCCACCGTGGCTGGCTTTATAGGTGGTGAAAAGTATACTCAAATTAATAATAATGCTTCTTTTTACCTGTTGCCCAGCCGGGCCTGGGAGATGCTTGCTGGCGGTTTAGCATTTTTTATCGAACCTTTTGTGCAGCGGTTTAAGTGGAAGAATATTGTTGCCGTAATATGTTATACTGCTATTTTGGTTTGCTTTAATCAACTCGATACTAAGTTGCCCTGGCCCGGAAAGATGACGGCCTTGCCAGTTACACTCACCTTTTTAGTGCTTATTTGTAACTACAACGATTTCTTTCTGATCAAGAGCCGGGTAGTGCAATTTTTGGGAACTATATCCTACTCTTTGTATTTATGGCACTGGCCGGTATACGTTATAGCCGCATACTGGGGCATAAAGCATAGTGCGGTAACGGTTGCTGTTTCAATAGCTGTAGCGGTTGCATTAGCCTACATATCTAACCGGTACATCGAAGCCAGGAAGCATGACAATAGCAAGCCAATTTGGATTGTGGCCGGCGGTGCCTTGGTAATTACCTGCTGCCTAGCATATCTTCCGGTAAATAAGATTTTATTTAAACCTGAGGCGCTTAAGGTAACAGAGCTGATAAGCTCAACAGGTAAGGCGCGCGACAAGCAATTTAGTGATGGCTGTTGCTTTGTTAATTTAGGTGTGAAACAACCTGGTGATAAAAAACTTAACGAGGATAGCTGTTTGGCTTTTTCAAACACCAAAAAAAATATACTGTTAATTGGCGATAGTCATGCCGCCCAATACTCGCAGTCGCTTAAGGAAAAGCTGGCACCGCACAACGTTAATATACTGCAGGCGTCAGCAACAGCATGCCTCCCCTTACTGCAAAAAAACGGGGCGGCAAAGTGTTTTGAGATCATTAATTACATCTACCACGATTACCTGATCAAGAACAAGGATAAAATTGATGGTGTAATTATTAGTGCGAATTGGATCAATACACCAGACGGTAATTTAGCAGCCCTGGAACAAAACCTGGAAAATACGCTGGCCTACCTTAAAAAGTATAATATAAGGGTGGTTATACTTGGTCAAAACGAAACCTACACTATACCTTACCCTGTGGTTGCAGCCAGGGAGTTACAGTATAATATGGTTTTATGGAATAATTACAACGCTGAGCCGGCCTACAACACTAACCAGTTTTTAAAACAGCATTTTGGCAGCAATTACGTCGACTTATATAACGCAAAGCCCTTGCCGCTATCTAAGTTTGGCGACCCTTATATGTTCGATGAAAATCACTTTACCAAATACGGCGCTGATTTAATGCTCGGTAAAATACTGGCTAACCCAGTAATGAAAAGATTTTTGAATTTGTAG